A stretch of the Malus domestica chromosome 08, GDT2T_hap1 genome encodes the following:
- the LOC139198077 gene encoding uncharacterized protein, whose protein sequence is MFFDGTVRADGAGAGVVFMSPQRQILPYSFQLSELCSNNFAEYQTLIIGLQMAINMEITAFEVYGDSKLLTKYEVRKDDLVPYFRLATQLLQRFEAVTLEHVLRKENQMADVLANLASSMTLGEDEAADVPVCQRWVIPLITEILLDDINLISVLPVDVEEWRQLLIDYLEHGKLPDDHRHRSEIRRRAPRFLYYK, encoded by the coding sequence atgttcttcgacggaacTGTACGAGCAGAtggagcgggggcaggagtagtattcatgtcgccacaaaggcaaatactaccttattccttccaactaagcgaattatgctccaacaactttGCTGAGTACCAAACACTGATCATCggactccaaatggcgatcaacatggaaatcacagcCTTTGAggtatatggcgactccaagctcttGACtaaatatgaggtgaggaaagatgatctcgtcccatacttccggctAGCAACTCAATTACTGCAAAGGTTCGAGGCTgtaacactagaacatgtgctaagaaaagaaaatcaaatggcagatgttcttgccaacctagcctcgagcatgacattaggagaagacgaagcggcagacgtgccagtttgccaaagatgggtgatcccgcTTATCACTGAAATATTACTAGATGATATAAACCTTatctcagtacttccagtcgaCGTTGAAGAGTGGAGACAACTGTTGATCgactacttggagcatggaaaGCTTCCAGATGATCATagacaccgctctgaaatacgtcgacgagcacctcgcttccttTACTACAAATGA
- the LOC103441572 gene encoding chlorophyllide a oxygenase, chloroplastic: MSLSASNAMTIVATAAALSLPISFCRTTKLSTRKGVKGGFRVFAVFGEQSDIEKKNAWSTLFDVEDPRSKFPQSKGKFLDANQALEVARFDIQYCDWRARQDVLAIMLLHEKVVDVLNPLAREYKSIGTVKKELAELQEELGEAHRQVHISEARVSTALDKLAYMEELVNDKLLQDRATTSSEEGSPSPSTSTQSLDSVKRKPPRKSLNVSGPVQSYHPRLKNFWYPVAFTTDLKDDTMVPLDCFEEPWVLFRGKDGKPGCVQNTCAHRACPLDLGSVNEGRITCPYHGWEYSTDGTCEKMPSTRLHKVKIKSLPCFEKDGMLWIWPGADPPSATLPSLQPPAGFQIHAELVIELPVEHGLLLDNLLDLAHAPFTHTSTFAKGWSVPSFVKFLTPTSGLQGYWDPYPIDMEFRPPCMVNSTIGISKPGKLEGQSTKQCSTHLHQLHVCLPSSRGKTRLLYRMSLDFAPVLKHVPFMNFMWRHFAQQVLNEDLRLVLGQQERMNNGANVWNWPVTYDKLGVRYRQWRDALERGDKQLPFTKST, from the exons aTGAGTCTGTCAGCTTCAAACGCCATGACCATTGTAGCCACAGCTGCAGCTCTATCTCTGCCAATATCTTTTTGCAGAACGACCAAGCTTAGCACCAGGAAG GGTGTGAAAGGAGGATTTCGAGTATTTGCTGTATTCGGAGAGCAGTCAGATATAGAGAAGAAGAATGCTTGGAGCACACTCTTTGATGTGGAGGATCCAAGGTCGAAATTTCCACAATCTAAGGGCAAGTTTCTGGATGCAAACCAGGCCTTGGAAGTTGCTAGATTTGATATACAGTATTGTGATTGGCGAGCTCGGCAAGATGTGCTCGCAATCATGCTCCTCCATGAAAAG GTTGTGGACGTTCTAAATCCTCTAGCCCGAGAATATAAGTCTATAGGTACAGTCAAAAAGGAGCTCGCAGAGTTGCAAGAAGAACTAGGGGAGGCTCATAGACAG GTTCATATATCGGAAGCAAGGGTTTCCACAGCGTTGGATAAATTGGCTTACATGGAAGAATTAGTGAATGATAAGCTGTTACAGGATAGAGCAACTACATCTTCCGAGGAAGGATCCCCTTCTCCCAGCACTTCTACGCAATCTCTAGATTCTGTAAAAAGGAAGCCTCCTCGAAAAAGCTTGAACGTTTCAGGTCCAGTTCAATCCTACCATCCCCGATTGAAGAATTTTTGGTATCCTGTTGCCTTCACCACTGACCTGAAAGATGATACCATG GTGCCACTTGATTGTTTTGAGGAACCATGGGTTCTCTTTCGTGGAAAAGATGGGAAACCTGGATGTGTGCAGAATACTTGTGCGCACAGAGCTTGCCCTCTTGACCTCGGCTCAGTAAATGAGGGCCGTATCACGTGCCCTTACCATG GGTGGGAGTATTCAACCGATGGAACATGTGAAAAAATGCCATCTACGCGATTACACAAAGTGAAGATTAAGTCATTGCCATGTTTCGAGAAAGATGGAATGTTGTGGATTTGGCCCGGTGCTGATCCTCCGTCAGCCACCCTTCCTTCTTTACAACCTCCTGCAGGATTTCAAATCCATGCCGAG CTCGTCATAGAACTCCCAGTGGAACATGGGCTGCTTCTTGATAACCTTTTAGATCTCGCTCATGCTCCTTTCACTCACACGTCCACCTTCGCGAAGGGATGGAGTGTTCCTag CTTCGTGAAATTCTTGACGCCTACGTCTGGCCTCCAAGGATATTGGGACCCTTATCCtatagatatggaatttcgacCACCTTGTATGGTAAATTCAACCATCGGGATCTCAAAACCGGGAAAACTGGAAGGGCAGAGTACTAAACAGTGTTCCACACATCTTCATCAACTCCATGTATGCTTACCTTCTTCGAGAGGTAAAACAAGGTTATTATACAGAATGTCACTGGATTTTGCGCCCGTGCTGAAGCACGTTCCATTCATGAACTTTATGTGGAGGCATTTTGCCCAACAG GTTTTGAACGAGGATCTAAGGCTCGTGCTAGGTCAACAAGAGCGAATGAACAACGGGGCAAATGTCTGGAATTGGCCGGTGACGTATGACAAGCTAGGAGTGAGGTACAGACAATGGAGAGACGCCTTGGAACGAGGAGATAAACAACTACCCTTCACCAAATCAACTTAA